GGAATCTTGGCAATGTCTTTTCATCCTTTGGTTCTGGAGAGCGCTTCTGGGGAGACGACTCTCAAGAGAGCATGGGTGACAGCTGCACTGGCCAGACTGCCACCACATGAGGGTGACTCAGAAGCAGGGGCGGTGACCATCCctcaagggagaggaggagagcgCAGGTCTGCACCTCGTCCTGGAGTCTGTGGTCTGGGAGGAAGCCAAGTCTGGAGGAGGGAGTGAAGCCAGGGGGTGCTGTGAGGACGTAATGCCTGCAGGATGTTAGGGAGAAGGCAGCAAGGGTTGAAATTTACTAAAATGATCAGGTTaatggggcctgggtggctggggtggtgaagcatctgcctttggttcaggtcaggatcctgggatcctggaatcaagccctgcgttgggctccctgctcactggggagtctgcttctctctctccctctccccattccccactcttgctctcttttgcggtctctctctttcaaataaataaataaaaatcttaaaaaaaaaaaagatcagtttaTAAGCCTTCCTTAAATAGCCTGGAAGCTACTCAAAATCAACTCCCTCAATATCTCTGCATATCCAAAGACCTCTGCCTTCGAGGGAACGGTTGGTTGATTCTTTCCAAGATGGCATTTTctgaaagcaaaaacaacaacaaacctgaaATTCGTTTTATCCTGGGTTTAAGAAGTCAATCACCTAGATGCTCTGTCTGTGTGAAATCACATGTGCTGATGGCCTGAACTGTCACATGAGCTTGCTCTCCCATCAGCGCCTAAACTGTGTCCTCACGGTTCCCTGCCGTCTTCACCCACTGGTCACCCCGTGAGAGCGGCCACCTGCTGGGGCTCCCAGAGCCCTCGCTTCTGAGCCCCTCAGTCGGCCAGTAGGCTGAATAGTATCTTCCTTAAAATATGTAGACTGATCggtctttggtttggttttgttttagtattctaaattcatttctcttccttttggcaCAACAGGGCATTTGTATAataatttctcattatttctctTTAAGCCATAAGTATacagaatggtttttttttttttaagattttatttatttatttgacagacagaaatcacaagtaggcagagaggcagccagagagagaggaggaagcaggctccctgcggagcagagagaccgatgtggggctcaatcccaggaccctgagatcatgacctgagccgaaggcagcggcttaacccactgagccacccaggcaccccggaatgggttttattgttttgttttgttttgttttgctttcccagGAGAGTCTGGGAGTACAGACACATCCACTGATTCAACATGACTCTCACCCACTTCCTTCAGGGTATGAGTTTTCCTTCTTAAtgacaaccaccaccaccattactattcgtttaagaataataaaaataagccttAAAATGTAAACTCCTTGGAAGGGGattcatcagaaaaaatgaacactcctttttttgttttttttttaaagattttatttatttatttgacagagagaaatcacaagtaggcagagagccaggcagagagagaaggggaagcaggctccccgctgagcagagagtccaatacagggctcgatcccaggacactgagatcacgatctgagccgaaggcagcggcttaatccactgagccacccaggagcccctgaacaCTCCTTTTAAGGAGCAAATGAACATCCCTTTCTAAAGATAAGATTTGAGAAGGGAGGAAACTAGctcaggagtgagagggggagCAGAAAGAGGGGCTcggggggcacctgaatggctcctCTCAGAAGCCTGGGAAACCCCAGGACAGTGTAGATTTACTTCCCAGTTTTGCTTGGGGCCATCCATGGTAAAGATTCTCAGTAAAATCAGGTGTgttgctgttttcctttctttaaatttgGAATCCAAGTTATTGGATATCATCACTAAATGGGTCGCTCTTTTGTTTTCACTGTTGCATGCAGACAAAGCTATATTTATGGTCTGCCAGTGAATTGGAATAAATTGAGTTTCAAATGATTTTCAGGGGTATTATAACATGTGTTGACtgctttgaaaagaacaaaagcagCTCTGAACAATGCTTGTCCCAAGCAACCAAGGTTGTGGAAAATTGCTTTATAGtattaaagcacacacacacacacacacacacacacacacacacactcgggTTCATTTCCAAAGAAATGTTCCCTTTCAAAAATGGAAACTCTATCAGAGATTTAGTGCTATGCTAGTTGTTCCTAAAAACTAGTGAAGTGTTAGcaactttttaaattatggtcATGGACTTAGCAATATCTGTTTGTTTGAAGCGAGACATCTATTCATTACTGCTTGTTTTATAATATAGACAACTCTGTCCTTCAATTGCACACGTATGCACATACACATGGCTGTGAAATACCCTGCTGGAGGTCTCGTTTCGGTCAAGGCTGAGATACATGTGTCTCATAGCTTAACCACAACAGAATCCAGAGTTTGTAGCCCAGACCCTTTATATTGGGATATGACCTCAGATGACAGGGATGGGAAGGAGCAGTGTCATTCTAGGCAACCCGTGTCTTCTCACAAACCCTAGACAAAGGCTGAAGATGGAGAGATGGAAGCAGTTAGGCTCAGCAGAAGTTTAACTCAATGTTCTGATTGATGAGTTTCCCCAGGACCAACGAGCCAACCATCTTCCCCTCTTACAGCACAGCCACCCATGGAAAGCCTGCTTGCGGACCTTGGCCCTAAGTATTTTGAAGCTGATGCCTAAATTCCTCTCGCAGAGGCTTTGATTTAATGGGTCTGGGACGCAGCCTGGACCTCGGGATTTTTACAAGCTCCCACACAGTGGAAAGCAGCAGCCAAGGGTGTGAATTTTAAATGTCTGTGGCTTCCCGGGTTTGGCCGCAACTCCATGGCTGCTGGTAATTTCCTCTTCGACATAATGATTCCATTTCAGGTAACCAGTGAGTGGTGATGTCTTTCTGGGAAGTAAATACCCAGGTTTGAGCCTCACTGAATGAGTTTTTCTGAGAGGCGGGCCCTGGCATGAGCGCTAGTCTCTTTCCCCAGGTGGTCCCAGTGGAGAGCCAGGCTCACAGATTCCTGCTCTGTGGTTCCCTAGCCCCGGCCACGTGACAGTCTTTCGACATGGAGAGCTGGACAAGCTCCATGTGATGATTCATGAAAGCGTGTTATTTGAAAATGGAGTTTCGTTTAATAACAGTTTGATTCTTGTTTATGTTACACATTAATAGGTCCTCGTTAGAacaggcttcttcttcttcttcttcttttttaagattttatttatttatttgacaggcagagatcacaagtaggcagagaggcaggcagagagagaggaggaagcaggctccccactgagcagggagcccgaggtggggctcgatcccaggaccctgggatcatgacctgagccgaaggcagtggctttaacccactgagccacccaggcgcccctagaacagGCTTCTTGATCTAACTTCCGGTACCTGGGAGGTATGTCCTCGCACCTTGGCAATTTGCACTCAGGGAAAAGAGGAGTGGTGTCaggaatgtatctttttttttttttttgaagattttatttatttatttgacagagaaatcacaagtagatggagaggcaggcagagagagaggaagggaagcaggctccctgctgagcagagagtccgatgcgggactcgatcctaggaccctgagatcatgacctgagccgaaggcagcagcttaacccactgagccacccaggcgccccaggaatgtattttttttttttttttttaatttatcagagagagagggagagtgagggaacacaggcagacagaatggcaggcagaggcagagggagaagcaggctctctgctgagcaaggagcccgatgtgggactccatctcaggacgccgggatcatgacctgagccgaaggcagctgcttaaccaactgagccacccaggcgtcccccaggaATGTATCTTAATGCAACAATCTTCTTCACCTCCACAGTCTGTCACCCAGTCGCCAATACTGGAGTTTCTCTCAGTGGCTGTAAGCCATATTTATTGTGAGTTTCTTTGGGCTGTTCCATTGGAGGGAAAGTGTTATTTCCCTTGCTAAAATCTAccccttatttctgttttttctccagtGAGGCTGTGCCTTGCCCAACCTTCTGTGCCTTTGGTTCTGAACAGTTTTTCTGCAGGGGGGAGAAGCCCTCGATAGCTTGCATCGTCCTCCGTGCGTCAGAACTTCTCTTTCCGTTAACGCCGTTGGGATTTGTGGCTCATAGCATGCCCTTGGTTAAAAGAGTTATTCATTACTTGAGGATTTCAGACTAAATGTCCTTATTCCTCAACTGGTTTCCAGATGCTTCTCATACGGATGATTGGCAAACcatgctttgaaaaatattgacTGGTCAAAGGCTCACTCATGGCTAAGGATAAGGATCCTTTTTTGGTATTGGCAATGGATTGGAGTAATGGTCCTTGTTCATAAAATGTGCTGTTTGGATGAATGAGTAGCAACTATTTAAGGCCAATAATTTCTCCCAAGATCATGAAACTTCTACATACATTATTCTACATGATATTATCTAGTTGTTCagtatgctttctttctttcattagaCATTTTGTAAGAGCTTGGACAATGTGTCACAGATCTAGATGTTGGGGGTCAAAGGCAGATAAGATGCAGTCTAACTTGACAAGGATCATGTCTTGGATTATGTCTAAGGTGTAGAGGATCAATGGATGTTTTTGAATGAGGGATGATAAACAGCAAAGCAAGGACATGAAATGGTGAAAAATGACCACCTCTGGGTTGGATAAtatcaaggctcagagagataTCTTAAAAACTGAAACTGTTGGGAGAAGATGGAGTAGACTTACTTTTTTCCTATTCCTGCCCTAAGTACAACTAAAACCCCCAGACATTagatttaaaatgaatattagcCTTTGAAAGGTACAAGAAGAAGGTAGACCCAAGGGGCATCAGGACCCAAGACACAAGGTAGGGGGTTGTTACCTGGCTTATCTTTTTGACCCATATATTCTGAACCTTGAGATAAAGAAGGTGGCATCCCAGAAATGCCAATGAGCTCAGACGAATAAAgccccaaggaaaaaaaaaaaaaaccctactctcttttgccaaaaaaaaaaaaaccccaaacaagcaaaaaacaaaaaacaacaacccctcccaaaacaagaacaagaacaacagcaacaacaaaaccagaaaaaggggcaaatagaattcagcaacatatatgataattatataccatgaccctAGTGGGGTTTATTCCAGTGATACAAAGTTGgttcagtatttgaaaataagACTATGTAATCTGCCATATTAATaggctaaagagaaaaaaacaagtaatcatATCAATCAATGGaagcagaaaatttttttttatttttatttatttatttatttattaaaatattttatttatttatttgtcagagagagagcgagtgagagcgagcacaggcagacagagtggaaggcagagtcagagggagaagcaggctccctgtggagcaaggatcccgatgtgggactcgatcccaggacgctgggatcatgacctgagctgaaggcagctgcttaaccaactgagccacccaggcgtccctggaagcagaaaatttttgataaaattcaacactcatgtcatggttgaaaaaaaaaactatcagaaaATTAGGAATAGGAAGGAATTTCCTCAATTTGATAAAGAGCAAGTATCAAAATCCTACAGTTAACTTTGCACTTAATGGTGAGATCAGGAACTGGTAagggtgtccactctcaccattcttatTCAGCATACTACTGGAAGTTCCAGCCAGtgcaataagagaagaaaaaagaaaaaggcatagaGATGAGAAAGCAAGAAGTAAAGTGATCCCTGTTTGTAGATTATATGActgtctacatagaaaatcccaaggaatctagAAAAAACCTCTATAGCTAATAagtgagctaaaaaaaaaaaaaaagcagcatacCATATGGATACACAAgtatcagttgtatttctatgtattaacAATGAACATATGACCACTGAAATTAAACATGTAAAATTGTTTGCAATCACTGAAAAAAAAGGAGACTGCTTAGAtgtaaaaatctatatatataaaacatttacagGACTTGTAAGATGACAATTAAATAATGCTGCTGAATGATATTAAAgaagatccaaataaatggaCTGAGTTCATAGATTGGAAGGCGAATatagtaaagatgtcaattctgcTAAATTAATACACAGTTTTagtgcaattcttatcaaaatcccagtattttttatacatatggacattttctaagatttatatggaagaataaaagaaattaaatagctaaaacaattggaaaaggaggaggaaagtgaAAGGAACCAGCCTACCTGGTTTTAAGACTTATTATATAGCTACTATAGTCAAGACTGGATGATACTGGCAGAGAAATAGGAAtgtagattaatggaacagaaaacccagagtATGGctcacacagatacacacagctGATGTTTTAACAGAGGAGCAAAAGaaactcaatggagaaaagatagccTTTCAACAAGTGGCGTTGAACAATCCATAGACAAAAAAGTGAAACCTGACCTGAGACTCAgactttatacaaaaataaacttaaaatgattCATGGATTTAAATGTAGAACACAAGACGACAAAACGTTTAGTAAAACACATAGGAGAAAATTTTAGTGACCTAAGACTAGGCAAACCGTTCTTAGACTTGACCcccaaaaatttataaaagaaaaaattgataaattagacttcaacacaattaaaaacttttgctcagCAAAAAACTGTTGAGAGGATGAAAAAAGTTAGCAAGTGGAGAAAACATGTTTGTAAACCACATACCCAAGAAAGAGGCCTGACAGCTGGGTTATAAAAAAGAACACCCCAAACCcaatattaaaatctaaaaatctattTAGAAAGTGGGCAAAAACACATCACCAAGGAGGATATACATATGGCAAATAAGCAGACAAAAAGATGTTCggcatcattagccattagggaaacacaaacgAAGATCACAAGGTATTACCGCACACCTTCTTTAGCTCCTTTACAAATGATAGTTTCTGTTGCTTACTACCACACcccccagcaattacactactgggcaTTCATCCTGTGGAAACCTGCACACAGGTTGATAGCAGCTCTATGCATAATCTCCTAACGTTGGAAACAATTCAGACGCCCTTCAGCGTATGAATGGTGAACAGACTGCGGCACACCCATTCCATGGAATACTGCTACTCAGTCCGAAAgggagcaaatttttttttttttttcaacagggTAGCATGCCACCTTTATTAATACTCTTAGCCCGCAGGAGACCCccggccagaagccaagccccaGGGTCTGGCCCTCCTCGCCCAACACACGTCTGTGGTAGAGAGGCTGTCAGGGTGGGCAGTGAAAGGGCCTCGGTGTTCAGCATTTCCCAAGAGGACAGTGGCCTCCATAGCCATTTTCCAGTGGGCCACTGCTGTCTCTCTTCACTGGAGGGCTGCCAAACGGTCCAGGGCCCAGCTCTGGCCTTAGCTGTCCATATGTCGCTGGCTGGCTTCCGACCCCTGGGTATGTGCCTCCAGGCCCATATCCAGGCTTCAAGGCAAGCACCCAAGGCTGCATGAAGGGCCAAGAAGAGCCCCTTAGGGCCTTGGCCTGACCATTCCTAAAGCCATTGGTCCTGGGAAACTCTGGCTGCAGGTGGGCCTCAGGGAAGACCCCAGCTCCCAGACCATTCCCATAAGCAAAACCAACTTTCTGAGGCTTGAGGCCACCACCAAAGCCCAGTTCTGTTCCCAGTCCATAGCCATTCAGGGGCTGGTATCCTGCTTTCTGAGGTTTCAGCCCCCACTGGATGGCAGGAGTCGGTGCTGGTTGGGCCCCCACCCCATTTCCGTTGCCATATCCTGCTGGGAGCTGCAGTCCGGGAGTAAAGCCTGGCTTTAGAGGGCTCATGCCCCTTCCCAGGCCTGGTTTCTGCAGCTTCCCGCCCTCACCGATGCCTGGTCCGTAGCCCACGGGAACCGCAGGGCCTGTGGAGATGGAGAGGCTCAGGTACGGGGGACCGGGGTGGGTCGGGGGAAGCCAGAAACCCGCAAATTATTGATACATGCAACGGCGTGTATGAATgctatatttttccatttaaataacaTTGTTGAAGGGGCAAGAGTCTAGAAACAGAGAGTATTGAGAACAGTGGTCAACATGAGTTAAGGAGTTGGTGGAATATGGAGGGCGTGCTCATGGGGAGAAAAGGGCAACTGGAAGGATCCTAATGAAGTTAGCCATATTCTGTGACCTgactgtatcaatgtcaatatcctgctTGTGATACTGTGTTCTAGTTTTGCAAGATTTGTCATTGGGAAGAATTGGACCAGGGATACGTGGGATCTCTCTGTATGATTTCTTGCATGTTCATGGaaatctacaattatttcaaaattaaaataactaataatttAGAAACCCAAATCTTACCATATCACCTCTCTTTAGTAACTTCACCATTGTTGTAAGATAACATCAAAATGCTTCATGGTGCTTGATGAGAACTTGTCTGGTCTGGCCCTTGTGATTCCCAGCCCTGGCAGCCTGTGAGAAATACGTTTGGAGcttataaaaaatactaataccTGAGCAGCACCCCAGCTCAGTTCCATCAGGATCTAATCTCTGGGGGTAACAAGGCAATAATTAGCATTTTTGTTGATTACTGGTTATTGCCAGACCATAGGTTCCATGAGGACGGTTTTTGCTTTCTATTGTGGCTCCAGCTTTGAAATCAGTGTCTGCCCACTGGGAGGTGCTCCGGGAACATATGtgaagtgaacaaatgaatgaatgaatgaatgaacacagggGAAATAGAAGGATCCTCCTCCCCTGTTTTGCTGCCTCCCAGAACCATGACAGGAGAGAAGGAGTGGATAAGGTGCCTTCCCTGGTGTCCTCTCTGTCCCCCTAGCATCATTACAAAATCACAGCAGGGATCACAGCATTGCTCCAAGGGAGATCCATCCCTGGAGTATAAGATCTGGAAATGATGACAGAGCCTCCTTCTTCACACTCAATCAGCAAATGTAATGAAAGTGAAACAGAAGCTGGCGAGGAGGTTGGAATGACACATAATCTTCCTCAtgcagaaataacagaaaatactTTAATGAGgctaaaaaaaagttaagggcattggccaagaaatgaaaacaaattttatggagggagagagactggggAAAGGAGGCTCCCAGCCTTTGACCTTGTCATCCCATTTATAGAAAGTCTTATGTGCTGCTCACCAAGGCACAATGGTTCATTTAATGTTGATAAGTGAGTACAATGATGCCAACAGACACTGGGTTCAGCAAATTCcaaggtgttcttttttttttttttttttttaaagatttttatttatttatttgacagacagagatcaaaagcaggcagagaggcaggcagagagagaggaagggaagcaggctccccactgaccaggaccctgggatcatgacctgagccgaaggcagaggcttaacccactaagccacccagctgcccctccaaGGTGTTCTTAAGGCTTGATTTTGTCCTGTTGCCCCTTGGTGTCTATATGAGCATTCACAGTGTAAGCAcaataattaagattttaaacaATTACCTCAAGATAATTGCAAGttctggaattttatataaattttattccatAAATTCCCAAATACCAGTGTTGGGGAAATGTAACTTTATTCTCAGTAACTCCATTCAATTTCCATGTCTTCACCATCACAACCACTATACCACCATAACCACCAACCTCCATGACCACCAAAACAGCCACCATCATGAACATAACCATCACGATGACCACCACCGCCACCATCTTGACCACgactaccaccatcaccaccaccatgacAATCACCACtatgaccaccaccaccaccaccaccatcacgaCCACCACAATCATGACCATGACCACCACCATCATGACCAAGACAACCACAACCATCATCACCATGACCACCACCACAAACCAccactcaccaccaccaccacaatgaCCACCATCATGAACACAACCCTCACAAGGACTACCACAATAATCACTGCCACCACTACCACCATGACAACCACCACTATGACCACCACCATTACCACACTATGACCACcgaccaccaccatcaccaccaccaccaccaccatcatgaccaggaccaccaccaccaccaccaccaccaccaccaccatcatgaccaggaccaccaccaccatcaccaccaccaccaccatcatgaccaggaccaccaccaccatcaccaccaccaccaccatcatgacCAGGACCACCACTATGACCTCCACTGTGactgccaccatcaccaccactaccatcagtaccatcatcactaccaccaccGCTACCCATTCTACCTAGTTGGTGCGAAGCAGACCTTATTATCCTGATTTTTGGTTGGGGGAGTGTTTTTCAAGTGCTTCCTGGAACTGCCAAGCTTTAGGGTGGCAAAGCATTGTGAGGGTTGGGACTGTGTTGGCCTTGAATCTCCTTTC
Above is a genomic segment from Mustela nigripes isolate SB6536 chromosome 4, MUSNIG.SB6536, whole genome shotgun sequence containing:
- the LOC132016401 gene encoding glycine-rich extracellular protein 1-like, translating into MVMMVVVVLVMMVVVMVMIVVVVMVVVVVVVIVVIVMVVVMVVVVVKMVAVVVIVMVMFMMVAVLVVMEVGGYGGPAVPVGYGPGIGEGGKLQKPGLGRGMSPLKPGFTPGLQLPAGYGNGNGVGAQPAPTPAIQWGLKPQKAGYQPLNGYGLGTELGFGGGLKPQKVGFAYGNGLGAGVFPEAHLQPEFPRTNGFRNGQAKALRGSSWPFMQPWVLALKPGYGPGGTYPGVGSQPATYGQLRPELGPGPFGSPPVKRDSSGPLENGYGGHCPLGKC